One genomic window of Haloarchaeobius salinus includes the following:
- a CDS encoding ATPase, T2SS/T4P/T4SS family: MGPLRSLLGDDDDDRCGCRPRFEDDRLLVDASDCDGRGDLATVPDCRATVVGALASRDADRVVCRAEGVDRAYEDDAAALLVAAGRFAETVAHRDPTLADRAETDPLRAAADAEARTGPVADAAAETGLALAAKRARKLAAGGDADIGRYEAVLRPYVAPSLARARVAATPPPGATLLRARETDTDAAVREYEDAAGRRRYHVEPVEHRLDPASLRTLDAAYERLASGTADGAVDDDGAGRRAPGRAVRAVADDDDPVETLSAVLRKHTRGFGVLTDCFADDAVSDVFASAPVTGTPLRVTADGHTMPTNVRLTADGAAALASRFRRESGRAFSRASPTLDATATVAGEQIRVAGVTEPVSDGYGFAFRRSGTEAWTLPRLVAVDSVTPRAAAVLSLAVERAAATLVAGTRGAGKTTTLGALLWELPVETRTVVIEDTPELPVASLQSHGRDVQALRTATDDGPSVAPDEALRTALRLGEGALVVGEVRGEEARVLYEAMRVGASGSAVLGTIHGDGGADVKERVVSDLGVPVSSFAVTDLVVTLRPLDTPDGSVRRVCRIEEVRTGGDDGVSFAPLFELDGRELEPTGRIDRGESELVVALARPGESYADVREALADRAESIASLAGEVDGDVPEDGGWS; this comes from the coding sequence ATGGGACCACTCCGTTCGCTGCTGGGCGACGATGACGACGACCGCTGTGGCTGTCGCCCTCGGTTCGAGGACGACCGACTGCTGGTCGACGCGAGCGACTGTGACGGCCGTGGCGACCTCGCGACGGTACCGGACTGTCGGGCGACCGTCGTCGGGGCCCTCGCCTCGCGCGACGCCGACCGTGTCGTCTGTCGGGCCGAGGGTGTCGACCGCGCCTACGAGGACGACGCCGCGGCGCTGCTCGTCGCGGCCGGCCGGTTCGCCGAGACCGTCGCGCACCGCGACCCGACGCTTGCCGACCGTGCCGAGACGGACCCGCTCCGGGCGGCAGCGGACGCCGAGGCACGCACCGGACCGGTCGCGGACGCCGCCGCCGAGACGGGCCTCGCGCTCGCAGCGAAGCGCGCACGGAAGCTCGCGGCGGGTGGCGACGCGGACATCGGCCGGTACGAAGCCGTGCTCCGCCCGTACGTGGCTCCGTCGCTCGCCCGCGCCAGGGTCGCGGCGACGCCCCCACCGGGCGCGACGCTGCTGCGGGCTCGCGAGACGGACACCGACGCGGCGGTGCGCGAGTACGAGGACGCAGCGGGCCGACGGCGCTACCACGTCGAGCCGGTCGAGCACCGGCTGGACCCGGCGAGTCTGCGGACGCTCGACGCCGCCTACGAACGGCTCGCGTCGGGGACCGCGGACGGTGCCGTCGACGACGACGGTGCGGGCCGACGCGCGCCGGGCCGGGCCGTCCGTGCCGTCGCGGACGACGACGACCCGGTCGAGACGCTCTCGGCGGTCCTCCGGAAGCACACCCGCGGCTTCGGCGTGCTGACCGACTGCTTCGCCGACGACGCGGTCTCCGACGTGTTCGCCTCTGCACCGGTCACCGGGACCCCGCTCCGGGTGACCGCCGACGGACACACCATGCCGACGAACGTTCGCCTGACCGCCGACGGCGCGGCCGCACTCGCCTCCCGGTTCCGTCGCGAGAGCGGCCGTGCGTTCTCCAGGGCAAGCCCGACGCTCGACGCGACGGCGACGGTCGCGGGAGAGCAGATCCGCGTCGCCGGCGTCACCGAACCGGTCAGCGACGGCTACGGCTTCGCGTTCCGCCGCTCGGGCACCGAGGCCTGGACGCTCCCACGGCTCGTCGCCGTCGACTCCGTGACCCCCCGGGCCGCCGCCGTGCTCTCGCTCGCGGTCGAGCGAGCCGCCGCCACGCTGGTCGCCGGGACCCGCGGCGCGGGCAAGACGACCACGCTCGGCGCGCTGCTCTGGGAGCTCCCCGTCGAGACGAGGACCGTCGTCATCGAGGACACCCCCGAACTCCCGGTCGCGAGCCTCCAGAGCCACGGGCGGGACGTGCAGGCACTCCGAACGGCGACCGACGACGGGCCGAGCGTCGCCCCCGACGAGGCGCTCCGCACCGCGCTCCGGCTGGGCGAGGGTGCGCTCGTCGTCGGCGAGGTCCGCGGCGAGGAGGCACGCGTGCTCTACGAGGCGATGCGCGTCGGTGCGAGCGGGAGCGCGGTGCTTGGGACGATCCACGGCGACGGTGGTGCGGATGTGAAAGAGCGCGTCGTCTCGGATCTCGGTGTTCCCGTCTCCTCGTTCGCCGTCACGGACCTCGTCGTCACGCTCCGACCGCTCGACACGCCGGATGGGAGCGTTCGGCGCGTCTGCCGCATCGAGGAGGTCCGTACCGGTGGGGACGACGGTGTCTCCTTCGCGCCGCTGTTCGAACTCGACGGCCGCGAGCTGGAGCCGACCGGGCGCATCGACCGCGGCGAGAGCGAACTCGTGGTGGCCCTCGCCCGCCCCGGCGAGTCCTACGCCGACGTGCGCGAGGCGCTGGCCGACCGCGCCGAGAGCATCGCCTCGCTCGCCGGCGAGGTCGACGGCGACGTGCCCGAAGACGGTGGCTGGTCGTGA
- the rnhA gene encoding ribonuclease HI: MPAIECDVEEARAALEAAGARVTEGNTEHERWRAEYGDASAVAYDGKVVVQGARPADIEALLREGSGRAHCYFDGASRGNPGPAAIGWVVVTSDGIVAEGGERIGDATNNQAEYEALLRVLEVAVDYGYDEVEIRGDSELIVKQVRGEYNANDPTMREKRVSVHELLSNFDSWTISHVPREINERADELANEALDEA, translated from the coding sequence ATGCCGGCCATCGAGTGCGACGTCGAGGAGGCCCGCGCGGCGCTGGAAGCCGCCGGTGCGAGGGTAACCGAGGGGAACACCGAGCACGAACGCTGGCGCGCGGAGTACGGAGATGCGTCCGCGGTCGCGTACGACGGGAAGGTCGTCGTGCAGGGCGCACGTCCAGCCGACATCGAGGCGCTCCTCCGGGAGGGGAGCGGTCGGGCGCACTGCTACTTCGACGGCGCGTCGCGGGGGAACCCCGGGCCCGCCGCCATCGGCTGGGTCGTCGTCACGAGCGACGGCATCGTCGCCGAAGGTGGCGAGCGCATCGGGGACGCGACGAACAACCAGGCCGAGTACGAGGCGCTCCTGCGCGTACTCGAGGTGGCCGTCGACTACGGCTACGACGAGGTGGAGATCCGCGGCGACTCCGAACTCATCGTCAAGCAGGTGCGAGGGGAGTACAACGCGAACGACCCCACGATGCGGGAGAAGCGGGTCTCGGTCCACGAGCTCCTGTCGAACTTCGACTCGTGGACCATCAGCCACGTCCCCCGTGAGATTAACGAGCGTGCGGACGAACTGGCCAACGAGGCACTCGACGAGGCCTGA
- a CDS encoding inorganic diphosphatase — translation MTNLWEDLETGPNPPEEIYAVVECLKGERNKYEYDKDVPGVVLDRVLHSNVHYPSDYGFIPQSYYDDEDPFDVLVLVEDQTFPGCIIEARPVALMKMDDDGEQDDKVIAVPTEDPRFDHIEDLEDIPQQQRDEIDEFFATYKNLEEGKEVETLGWEDKAAAKEAIEHAMDLYEDEFQ, via the coding sequence ATGACGAACCTCTGGGAAGACCTCGAGACGGGTCCGAACCCGCCGGAAGAGATCTACGCGGTCGTCGAGTGCCTCAAGGGCGAGCGCAACAAGTACGAGTACGACAAGGACGTCCCCGGCGTCGTGCTCGACCGTGTGCTCCACAGCAACGTCCACTACCCCTCGGACTACGGCTTCATCCCGCAGTCGTACTACGACGACGAGGACCCCTTCGACGTGCTGGTGCTCGTCGAGGACCAGACGTTCCCCGGCTGCATCATCGAGGCCCGTCCCGTCGCTCTCATGAAGATGGACGACGACGGCGAGCAGGACGACAAGGTCATCGCGGTGCCGACCGAGGACCCGCGCTTCGACCACATCGAGGACCTGGAGGACATCCCACAGCAGCAACGCGACGAGATCGACGAGTTCTTCGCGACGTACAAGAACCTCGAGGAGGGCAAGGAAGTCGAGACGCTGGGCTGGGAGGACAAGGCGGCCGCGAAGGAGGCCATCGAGCACGCGATGGACCTCTACGAGGACGAGTTCCAGTAG
- a CDS encoding DUF7310 family coiled-coil domain-containing protein: MPDTLEDRLRAVERALDGSTDRAASVTTTPDEPNADHRSARRHDEREGDRLDEFESRLDDAETTLSEVEAAVQALRGYAGKVRSVDERVEERADAALAAVETLEVRVDELETAPTQSREHREPSHDGHCPHCDDQQDDDRPTTGRRDRTLDAEWPTSPAPRFESEDDTDADPGLLARLRDLL; encoded by the coding sequence ATGCCCGACACCCTCGAGGACAGGCTCCGCGCAGTCGAACGCGCGCTGGATGGGTCGACCGACCGCGCCGCGAGCGTGACGACGACGCCCGACGAACCGAACGCTGACCACCGGTCAGCCCGGCGACACGACGAGCGGGAGGGCGACCGCCTCGACGAGTTCGAATCGCGCCTCGACGACGCCGAGACGACGCTGTCCGAGGTCGAGGCCGCCGTCCAGGCGCTCCGTGGCTACGCCGGCAAGGTCCGGTCGGTCGACGAACGCGTCGAAGAGCGTGCCGACGCAGCCCTGGCCGCGGTCGAGACGCTGGAGGTCCGCGTCGACGAGCTCGAGACGGCTCCGACCCAGTCACGCGAACACCGTGAACCCAGTCACGACGGGCACTGCCCGCACTGCGACGACCAGCAGGACGACGACCGACCGACCACCGGACGACGCGACCGGACGCTCGACGCCGAGTGGCCGACATCCCCCGCGCCACGCTTCGAGAGCGAGGACGACACCGACGCGGACCCCGGGCTGCTCGCCCGGCTGCGTGACCTGCTGTGA
- a CDS encoding alkaline phosphatase family protein, producing the protein MGLFDRLRGDDAPRVAFFGIDGVPYSLVTDNEDVFPNLNEIAREGSAAAIESIVPPESSACWPSLTTGVNPGETGVYGFQDRETGTYDTYVPMGDDVQAKRLWDRVQEDGRDATVLNVPVTFPPQRNVQRQVSGFLSVDDMSKAAQPEELQQYLDSIDYNLDVNAKLGHDEDKSAFIENAHETLEKRFETFEHYVEEDDWDLFFGVFMTTDRVNHFLFEHYERDGEYSEEFIEFYRKVDEYIGKLRDALPDDVTMMVASDHGFTTLDHEVHLNEWLRREGWLSFDTDEPSELGDISDDTRAYSFIPGRVYLNLEGREPRGSVPEEESDAVRDELKAELEALEGPNGEPVAERVVEKEQAFRGDHDAIAPDLVVIPNHGFDLKAGFKGHDDVFGKEARNGMHSFDNAALFVDDPDVSITDADLYDVTPTILDLMDVDYERTEFDGGSLA; encoded by the coding sequence ATGGGTCTGTTCGACAGGTTACGCGGTGACGACGCGCCACGCGTCGCCTTCTTCGGTATCGACGGTGTGCCGTACAGCCTCGTCACCGACAACGAGGACGTGTTCCCGAACCTCAACGAGATCGCCCGCGAGGGCAGTGCCGCGGCGATAGAGAGCATCGTGCCGCCGGAGTCCAGCGCGTGCTGGCCGTCGCTGACCACCGGCGTCAACCCGGGCGAGACGGGCGTCTACGGCTTCCAGGACCGAGAGACGGGCACCTACGACACGTACGTCCCGATGGGCGACGACGTGCAGGCGAAACGGCTCTGGGACCGCGTCCAGGAGGACGGCCGCGACGCCACCGTGCTGAACGTCCCCGTGACGTTCCCGCCCCAGCGCAACGTCCAGCGACAGGTGTCGGGCTTCCTCTCCGTCGACGACATGTCGAAGGCCGCACAGCCCGAGGAGCTGCAGCAGTACCTCGACTCCATCGACTACAACCTCGACGTGAACGCCAAGCTCGGCCACGACGAGGACAAGTCCGCGTTCATCGAGAACGCCCACGAGACGCTCGAGAAGCGCTTCGAGACGTTCGAGCACTACGTCGAAGAGGACGACTGGGACCTCTTCTTCGGCGTGTTCATGACGACCGACCGCGTGAACCACTTCCTGTTCGAGCACTACGAGCGCGACGGCGAGTACAGCGAGGAGTTCATCGAGTTCTACCGCAAGGTAGACGAGTACATCGGGAAGCTCCGTGACGCACTCCCCGACGACGTGACGATGATGGTCGCCTCGGACCACGGGTTCACCACCCTCGACCACGAGGTCCACCTCAACGAGTGGCTCCGTCGCGAGGGCTGGCTCTCCTTCGACACCGACGAGCCGAGCGAGCTCGGCGACATCAGCGACGACACCCGGGCGTACTCGTTCATCCCCGGCCGCGTCTACCTCAACCTCGAGGGCCGCGAACCCCGCGGCAGCGTCCCCGAGGAGGAGTCCGACGCCGTCCGCGACGAGCTCAAGGCCGAACTCGAGGCCCTGGAGGGGCCGAACGGCGAGCCGGTCGCCGAGCGCGTCGTCGAGAAGGAGCAGGCGTTCCGCGGCGACCACGACGCGATCGCGCCCGATCTCGTCGTCATCCCGAACCACGGCTTCGACCTCAAGGCCGGGTTCAAGGGCCACGACGACGTGTTCGGCAAGGAGGCGCGCAACGGGATGCACAGCTTCGACAACGCCGCGCTGTTCGTCGACGACCCCGACGTGAGTATCACCGACGCCGACCTCTACGACGTAACCCCGACCATCCTCGACCTGATGGACGTCGACTACGAGCGCACCGAGTTCGACGGCGGCTCGCTCGCCTGA
- a CDS encoding type II secretion system protein, translating to MTSRLAIVLSLLGRGYPWPVDTSGELGRALAFVGAEVDAATVVRAGYVMGALAAFAGTAVALVLSLSPTTVPLVAAALGLGVTHAVHVAPGALASARRTAALGDAPDLVGRAVLRMHVEPAAERAAAFAAETDDGPLARSLAGHVRRARGAPGSGLGSFADEWGAEFPALRRALHLVDAAADAPPGERGRTLDRAMTAVTRGTRDRMDEFGARIQGPATGIYAFGVLLPLALVAVLPAARVAGVPVTVGVLVLVYDVALPCCLLGASAWLFARRPVAFPPPSVPRSHPDVPDRPWRALVGGLGAGVGGAALAGIVAPPWTPPLVGIAMGAGVALLVRYRPIASVRDHARAVEADLVDALYLVGRRVSEGTAVESAVERAAAEVEGETGETFATAASRQRQLRVGVERAFLGDHGALADVPSPRARGTATLLGLASEEGAPAGRALVSMADHLADLQALERDCRTDLARVTGTLASTATTFGPLVAGATVALAAGMGIDGSTGAAGLGGAGAGGSATGVPPLPTADLGIVVGVYVCLLAVVLTVLSTGLRHGLDRALVGLHVGRALPTAVCVYVGSVVAAGVVV from the coding sequence GTGACGTCCCGTCTCGCTATCGTGCTCTCGCTACTCGGCCGTGGGTACCCGTGGCCCGTCGATACGAGCGGCGAACTGGGGCGTGCGCTCGCCTTCGTCGGGGCCGAGGTCGACGCCGCGACGGTCGTCCGGGCCGGCTACGTGATGGGTGCGCTGGCCGCGTTCGCCGGCACCGCCGTCGCACTCGTCCTCTCGCTCTCCCCCACGACCGTGCCGCTCGTCGCCGCCGCGCTCGGGCTCGGCGTCACACACGCCGTCCACGTCGCTCCCGGCGCACTCGCGAGCGCCCGTCGGACCGCCGCACTCGGTGACGCACCCGACCTGGTCGGCCGAGCGGTCCTGCGGATGCACGTCGAACCCGCGGCCGAGCGCGCCGCCGCCTTCGCGGCCGAGACCGACGACGGGCCGCTGGCGCGGAGCCTCGCGGGCCACGTCCGCCGTGCTCGTGGCGCACCCGGGTCCGGACTCGGGTCCTTCGCCGACGAGTGGGGCGCGGAGTTCCCGGCGCTCCGCCGCGCCCTCCACCTCGTCGACGCGGCCGCCGACGCGCCGCCGGGCGAGCGCGGGCGCACCCTCGACCGGGCGATGACCGCCGTCACGCGGGGGACCCGCGACCGGATGGACGAGTTCGGCGCACGCATCCAGGGTCCTGCGACGGGCATCTACGCGTTCGGCGTGCTCCTGCCGCTCGCGCTCGTCGCCGTGCTCCCGGCCGCGCGGGTCGCCGGCGTCCCGGTCACCGTCGGCGTCCTGGTGCTCGTCTACGACGTGGCGCTCCCCTGTTGCCTGCTCGGGGCGAGTGCGTGGCTGTTCGCCCGCCGTCCGGTCGCGTTCCCACCACCGTCGGTGCCGCGTTCGCACCCCGACGTACCGGACCGGCCCTGGCGCGCGCTCGTTGGCGGGCTCGGTGCCGGCGTCGGCGGTGCGGCACTGGCTGGTATCGTCGCGCCGCCGTGGACCCCACCGCTGGTCGGCATCGCGATGGGTGCCGGCGTCGCGCTCCTCGTCCGCTACCGGCCCATCGCGTCGGTCCGGGACCACGCACGGGCCGTCGAGGCGGACCTCGTCGACGCGCTCTACCTCGTCGGCCGGCGCGTCTCGGAGGGTACAGCGGTCGAGTCGGCCGTCGAACGCGCCGCTGCGGAGGTCGAGGGCGAGACCGGCGAGACGTTCGCGACGGCGGCCAGCCGCCAGCGCCAGCTCCGCGTCGGCGTCGAGCGCGCGTTCCTCGGCGACCACGGCGCGCTCGCGGACGTGCCGAGCCCGCGGGCCAGGGGAACCGCGACGCTGCTCGGCCTCGCCAGCGAGGAGGGTGCGCCGGCCGGTCGCGCGCTCGTCTCCATGGCCGACCACCTCGCCGACCTGCAGGCGCTGGAGCGCGACTGTCGCACCGACCTCGCACGCGTGACCGGGACGCTGGCCAGCACGGCCACGACGTTCGGCCCGCTCGTCGCGGGCGCGACGGTCGCGCTGGCAGCTGGGATGGGGATCGACGGCAGCACCGGAGCGGCGGGTCTCGGCGGCGCGGGAGCCGGTGGCAGCGCGACAGGCGTCCCGCCGCTCCCGACGGCCGACCTCGGCATCGTCGTCGGCGTCTACGTCTGCCTGCTCGCGGTCGTCCTCACCGTCCTCTCGACCGGGCTCCGTCACGGCCTCGACCGCGCGCTCGTCGGGCTCCACGTCGGCCGCGCGCTCCCGACCGCGGTCTGTGTCTACGTCGGGAGCGTCGTCGCCGCGGGCGTGGTCGTCTGA
- a CDS encoding tubulin/FtsZ family protein, which yields MKVVLIGVGQAGGKLTQALAEFDYEMDFDAVRGALAVNTAETDLQTLDIETQLIGQDRVRGHGVGGDNELGAEVMQEDAVEVMDALDGKITAEAEAVFVVAGLGGGTGSGGAPVLVRELKRVYDVPVYALGILPGRGEGSMYQANAGRSLKTVVREADSTILVDNDAWHDAGESVEAAFDTINRNIAQRIGLLFASGENVEGVGESVVDSSEIINTLREGGIACVGYASAAAGEDAEDNINAVTSITRSALFTGTSLPDAVTADAALLVVAGRPDAIPRKGVERARSWVEDQTGSLQVRGGDFPLDSDRLAALVLLGGVERSPRIDEFMERAREAQQEQEQVDHTANFQNDQLDDLF from the coding sequence ATGAAAGTCGTCCTGATTGGTGTCGGGCAGGCCGGTGGGAAGCTCACCCAGGCCCTGGCCGAGTTCGACTACGAGATGGACTTCGACGCCGTCCGCGGCGCACTCGCCGTGAACACGGCGGAGACGGACCTCCAGACGCTCGATATCGAGACACAGCTCATCGGCCAGGACCGCGTGCGCGGCCACGGCGTCGGTGGCGACAACGAGCTCGGTGCCGAGGTGATGCAGGAGGACGCCGTCGAGGTGATGGACGCCCTCGACGGGAAGATAACCGCGGAGGCGGAGGCGGTCTTCGTCGTCGCCGGCCTCGGCGGCGGCACCGGCTCCGGCGGTGCACCCGTCCTCGTCCGCGAGCTCAAGCGGGTCTACGACGTGCCCGTCTACGCACTCGGTATCCTCCCCGGACGCGGCGAGGGGTCGATGTACCAGGCCAACGCCGGCCGTTCGCTCAAGACCGTCGTGCGGGAGGCCGACTCGACCATCCTCGTCGACAACGATGCGTGGCACGACGCCGGCGAGTCCGTCGAGGCCGCGTTCGACACCATCAACCGGAACATCGCCCAGCGCATCGGGCTGCTCTTTGCCTCCGGCGAGAACGTCGAGGGCGTCGGCGAGTCGGTCGTCGACTCCTCGGAGATCATCAACACGCTCCGCGAGGGCGGCATCGCCTGCGTCGGCTACGCCAGCGCCGCCGCCGGCGAGGACGCCGAGGACAACATCAACGCGGTCACGAGCATCACGCGCTCGGCCCTCTTCACGGGCACGAGCCTCCCCGACGCGGTGACGGCCGACGCCGCCCTCCTCGTCGTCGCCGGCCGTCCGGACGCCATCCCGCGCAAGGGCGTCGAGCGCGCACGGAGCTGGGTCGAGGACCAGACCGGCAGCCTCCAGGTCCGGGGTGGCGACTTCCCGCTCGACTCCGACCGCCTCGCGGCGCTGGTGCTGCTCGGCGGCGTCGAGCGCTCCCCGCGCATCGACGAGTTCATGGAGCGCGCACGGGAGGCACAGCAGGAACAGGAGCAGGTCGACCACACCGCGAACTTCCAGAACGACCAGCTCGACGACCTGTTCTGA
- a CDS encoding PadR family transcriptional regulator produces MSEAQTVTGKQGIARELTAFQHNILVILAKEPMYGLAIKRELEEYYGTEVNHGRLYPNLDELVGLGLIDKSELDKRTNQYELTDDGYDAVMDQVEWTLENIATDEERADDVRAILE; encoded by the coding sequence ATGTCAGAGGCACAAACAGTCACCGGCAAGCAGGGCATTGCACGCGAACTCACCGCGTTCCAGCACAACATCCTCGTGATCCTGGCCAAGGAACCGATGTACGGGCTGGCGATCAAGCGGGAGCTGGAGGAGTACTACGGCACCGAGGTCAACCACGGGCGTCTGTACCCCAACCTCGACGAGCTGGTCGGGCTCGGGCTCATCGACAAGAGCGAGCTTGACAAGCGCACGAACCAGTACGAGCTGACCGACGACGGCTACGACGCCGTCATGGACCAGGTCGAGTGGACGCTCGAGAACATCGCGACCGACGAGGAGCGCGCGGACGACGTCCGGGCCATCCTCGAGTAA
- a CDS encoding SHOCT domain-containing protein: MTPGDDGDSQGKASAITSLLVLGAGLLGLFLDVPNWWLIFVIGYAVVLPIVAILFDEDDDVLDETDRRMDDALKGRSEGKLPDSKRDALETLRERYAQGELSEEQFENKLENLLETETLEDARARIERSSADEEGTDDDRELEPERERE; this comes from the coding sequence ATGACACCGGGTGACGACGGGGACTCCCAGGGAAAGGCCTCCGCGATCACCTCGCTGCTCGTCCTGGGCGCGGGCCTGCTCGGTCTGTTTCTGGACGTGCCGAACTGGTGGCTCATCTTCGTCATCGGCTACGCCGTCGTCCTCCCCATCGTCGCCATCCTCTTCGACGAGGACGACGACGTGCTCGACGAGACGGACCGTCGGATGGACGACGCACTGAAGGGCCGGAGCGAGGGCAAGCTGCCCGACTCGAAGCGCGACGCGCTCGAGACGCTCCGTGAGCGCTACGCGCAGGGCGAACTCTCCGAGGAGCAGTTCGAGAACAAGCTCGAGAACCTGCTGGAGACGGAGACGCTGGAGGACGCCCGCGCCCGAATCGAACGGTCGTCGGCCGACGAGGAGGGTACCGACGACGACCGCGAGCTAGAACCCGAACGGGAGCGCGAGTAG
- a CDS encoding DUF7311 family protein, with protein MRVVLAVAVTLALFAVAAPAAADAREHRSDRVVATDLTALERAGTALLGLEAPTPSPATGPRRFVTLRVPGESLTTASVDWVALGGRPDVADRDPHVVAYALAGGDPRTVELPFRLVTDADGPLVLEGSGRYELRLTLALDGVHVDRVEV; from the coding sequence ATGCGCGTCGTCCTCGCGGTCGCCGTCACGCTCGCGCTGTTCGCCGTGGCCGCCCCCGCCGCGGCGGACGCCCGCGAACACCGGAGCGACCGCGTCGTCGCGACCGACCTGACGGCTCTCGAACGCGCGGGGACGGCGCTACTCGGCCTCGAGGCCCCGACACCGTCGCCCGCGACCGGGCCGCGACGGTTCGTCACGCTGCGGGTCCCGGGCGAGAGCTTGACGACCGCCAGTGTCGACTGGGTCGCACTCGGGGGACGCCCCGACGTGGCGGACCGCGACCCACACGTCGTCGCCTACGCACTCGCTGGCGGCGACCCCCGGACCGTCGAACTCCCGTTCCGGCTCGTCACCGACGCCGATGGACCCCTCGTGCTCGAGGGGAGCGGCCGCTACGAGCTGCGCCTCACGCTCGCACTGGACGGTGTGCACGTCGACCGGGTCGAAGTTTAA
- a CDS encoding DUF7285 family protein, with amino-acid sequence MSRWSTRRAQVEPTAALVAVFAVAVGLTLYAGALDSLPVAEDSRRVAEPTLSRVHESLTETGVADPADLNEALAAGPDGYHVAVTLAADGERWRAGPAAPPTAATAARPVSVRVAPGVVVSGRLHVEVWT; translated from the coding sequence ATGTCACGCTGGTCGACGCGTAGGGCGCAGGTCGAGCCGACCGCCGCGCTCGTCGCCGTGTTCGCGGTCGCGGTCGGACTGACGCTGTACGCCGGCGCGCTCGACTCGCTGCCCGTCGCGGAGGACTCACGCCGGGTCGCGGAGCCGACGCTCTCGCGGGTCCACGAGTCGCTGACCGAGACCGGCGTCGCCGACCCTGCGGACCTGAACGAGGCGCTCGCGGCCGGCCCGGACGGCTACCACGTCGCGGTGACGCTTGCGGCCGACGGCGAACGGTGGCGTGCTGGCCCCGCAGCACCGCCGACTGCCGCGACCGCCGCACGTCCGGTGAGCGTCCGCGTCGCACCGGGCGTGGTCGTCTCGGGACGGCTCCACGTGGAGGTGTGGACGTGA
- a CDS encoding DUF7108 family protein has product MDQSGNELPEPVVDEAERLSRLAREAVDDAEAESYRDRRADLVDEYGYAARVRSEDEATLVCYPQDWLEDGVVQMDRIEDTSRAVEVPLSGPGDPDEWRAVDEHNRELVEQVREEHGEVHARNATAFADFAGNHYAKPAESLTAGEMREFLEEYYPRNAWPSEEQTAVVEQSLELVYETAGERVPGP; this is encoded by the coding sequence ATGGACCAGAGCGGGAACGAGCTCCCAGAGCCGGTGGTGGACGAGGCCGAGCGCCTGTCCCGGCTCGCGCGTGAGGCAGTCGACGACGCCGAGGCGGAATCGTACCGCGACCGACGTGCCGACCTCGTCGACGAGTACGGCTACGCCGCGCGCGTCCGGAGCGAGGACGAGGCCACCCTGGTCTGCTATCCGCAGGACTGGCTCGAGGACGGCGTCGTCCAGATGGACCGCATCGAGGACACCTCACGCGCCGTGGAGGTGCCGCTCTCCGGCCCCGGCGACCCCGACGAGTGGCGCGCGGTGGACGAGCACAACCGCGAGCTCGTCGAACAGGTCCGCGAGGAGCACGGCGAGGTACACGCACGGAACGCGACGGCGTTCGCCGACTTCGCCGGGAACCACTACGCGAAGCCCGCCGAGTCGCTCACGGCGGGCGAGATGCGGGAGTTCCTCGAGGAGTACTACCCGCGCAACGCCTGGCCCAGCGAGGAACAGACCGCAGTGGTGGAGCAGTCGCTCGAACTCGTGTACGAGACGGCAGGAGAGCGGGTGCCCGGTCCGTAG
- a CDS encoding DUF7283 family protein: protein MFDAPPDVWYTWVAVAVASVAVAGVATDLPTRPAPDASAAADTVDAVAGSSYPSSAEHPLDADRVRLRPHRLALRTDGETSHATFAFGPVVPVGGDDALTRVARGVPPGRAFDSLAAFREAVEAARERAADADWRPADDQLVVRHLEWGELDVTLVDA from the coding sequence ATGTTCGACGCACCACCCGACGTCTGGTATACCTGGGTCGCCGTCGCGGTCGCCAGCGTCGCCGTCGCCGGCGTCGCGACCGACCTGCCGACCCGTCCCGCGCCCGACGCGTCGGCCGCCGCCGACACTGTCGACGCCGTCGCCGGCTCCAGCTACCCCAGCTCGGCCGAGCATCCGCTCGACGCTGACCGGGTCAGACTCCGCCCGCACCGACTCGCCCTCCGGACCGACGGCGAGACGAGCCACGCCACGTTCGCCTTCGGGCCGGTCGTCCCCGTCGGCGGCGACGACGCCCTCACTCGCGTCGCCCGAGGTGTGCCACCCGGACGAGCGTTCGACTCGCTGGCCGCCTTCCGCGAGGCCGTCGAGGCCGCCCGCGAGCGCGCCGCCGACGCCGACTGGCGGCCCGCCGACGACCAGCTCGTCGTCAGGCACCTCGAATGGGGTGAGCTGGATGTCACGCTGGTCGACGCGTAG